Proteins found in one Arachis stenosperma cultivar V10309 chromosome 8, arast.V10309.gnm1.PFL2, whole genome shotgun sequence genomic segment:
- the LOC130946364 gene encoding probable 1-deoxy-D-xylulose-5-phosphate synthase, chloroplastic, producing the protein MDMATAPATHCSFGIPIHSHAASSSSFPNRLDCSSSSRFPLHLELSTISIFPRSSSPLKGSMDRVCARPDIDDFYWEKISTPILDTIENPICLKNLSLKELKQLAGELRLELSSIMSSTQIPLSASIAAVELTIAMHHVFHAPVDKILWDVGEQTYAHKILTGRRSLMYTMRQKNGISGFTSRFESEYDAFGAGHGCNSISAGLGMAVARDMKGRRERIVTVISNLTTMAGQVYEAMSNAGYLDSNLVVVLNDSRHSLLPKVDEGPKTSINALSSTLSKLQSSKSFRRFREAAKGVTKRIGRGMHEWAAKVDEYARGLIGPLGSTLFDELGLYYIGPVDGNNIEDLVCVLQEVASLDSMGPVLVHVITDDNQGVENNKRSDITDGQEDDSIKSNFLHYDVRQRTYGDCFVETLVSEAEKDKDIVVVNTGTMMEPSLELFREKFPDRFFDVGMAEQHAVTFASGLSCGGLKPFCVIPSSFLQRAYDQVVHDVDQQKIPVRFVITSAGLVGSDGPLQCGAFDITFMSCLPNMIVMAPSDEIELVHMVATAIHVNDRPICFRYPRGALVGRDQTICDGVPIEIGEGRVLLEGKDVALLGYGSMVQNCLKAHTLLAKLGIEVTVADARFCKPLDIKLLRQLCKHHSFLITVEEGSIGGFGSHVAQFIALDGLLDGSIKWRPIVLPDSYIEHASPNEQLQQAGLTGHHIAATTLSLLGRTREALQFMCS; encoded by the exons aTGGATATGGCTACTGCACCTGCGACACACTGTTCCTTTGGAATTCCCATTCACTCGCAtgccgcttcttcttcttctttccctaACAGATTGGACTGTTCCTCTTCCTCCCGCTTCCCTCTTCATCTAGAACTTTCTACGATTTCCATCTTCCCtcgttcttcttctcctctaaag GGATCAATGGATCGAGTATGTGCACGGCCTGATATTGATGATTTCTACTGGGAGAAGATTTCAACACCCATACTTGACACAATTGAAAATCCTATTTGCTTGAAAAACTTATCTCTTAAG GAACTGAAACAACTAGCTGGGGAGCTCCGTCTGGAGTTGTCTTCAATTATGTCGAGTACACAAATACCATTGAGTGCAAGCATAGCTGCAGTGGAGCTGACGATTGCAATGCACCATGTTTTTCATGCTCCAGTAGACAAGATATTATGGGATGTCGGCGAACAA ACGTATGCACATAAGATTCTTACAGGAAGACGATCTCTCATGTACACAATGAGACAAAAGAATGGTATCTCTGGTTTTACTTCTCGATTTGAGAGTGAATATGATGCATTTGGTGCAGGTCATGGATGCAACAGTATTTCTGCTGGACTAG gcATGGCTGTTGCACGAGATATGAAGGGGAGGCGAGAACGCATAGTAACAGTAATCAGCAATTTGACAACAATGGCCGGTCAAGTGTACGAGGCAATGAGCAATGCAGGATATTTGGACTCAAATTTGGTGGTAGTTTTGAATGACAGCCGGCATTCCCTACTCCCTAAAGTTGATGAGGGCCCAAAGACATCCATCAATGCCCTCTCTAGTACCTTGAGCAAGCTCCAGTCCAGTAAATCTTTCCGAAGATTTAGAGAAGCTGCTAAG GGTGTCACAAAACGAATTGGTAGAGGTATGCATGAATGGGCAGCAAAAGTTGACGAATATGCCCGTGGGTTGATTGGCCCATTAGGTTCTACTCTCTTTGATGAGCTTGGTCTGTACTACATAGGCCCAGTGGATGGTAATAATATTGAAGATCTAGTTTGTGTTCTGCAAGAAGTTGCTTCGCTCGATTCAATGGGTCCTGTCTTGGTTCATGTTATAACTGATGATAATCAGGGAgtagaaaacaataaaagaagTGATATAACCGACGGGCAGGAAGATG ATtctataaaatcaaattttttacaTTATGATGTTCGGCAACGGACATATGGGGATTGCTTTGTGGAGACTCTGGTTTCAGAAGCCGAGAAAGACAAAGATATTGTAGTTGTTAATACAGGAACCATGATGGAGCCATCACTAGAGCTGTTTCGGGAAAAATTTCCCGATAGGTTTTTTGATGTGGGAATGGCCGAGCAACATGCAGTCACCTTTGCTTCTGGCTTGTCATGTGGTGGATTGAAGCCTTTCTGTGTTATACCTTCTTCCTTTCTACAAAGGGCATATGACCAG GTTGTCCATGATGTAGATCAACAGAAAATTCCGGTACGCTTTGTCATCACAAGTGCAGGATTGGTGGGCTCTGATGGTCCTCTCCAATGTGGGGCATTTGACATAACCTTTATGTCATGCTTACCGAACATGATTGTTATGGCACCGTCTGATGAAATCGAACTCGTGCACATGGTGGCTACTGCTATTCATGTCAATGATCGGCCGATTTGCTTTCGGTATCCCAGGGGTGCTCTTGTTGGGAGAGACCAAACTATATGTGATGGAGTCCCCATTGAG ATTGGAGAAGGAAGAGTTCTTCTTGAAGGTAAAGATGTTGCTTTACTGGGATATGGATCAATGGTTCAGAACTGCCTTAAGGCTCATACACTTCTTGCAAAGCTTGGCATTGAGGTCACTGTTGCTGATGCAAGGTTTTGCAAGCCCCTTGACATCAAGCTTCTGAGGCAGCTCTGTAAGCATCATTCGTTCCTGATTACTGTCGAGGAAGGATCTATTGGAGGATTCGGTTCTCATGTTGCACAGTTCATTGCACTTGATGGACTGCTTGATGGAAGCATTAAG TGGCGACCAATAGTCTTACCGGATAGTTATATTGAGCATGCATCACCAAACGAGCAGCTTCAGCAGGCGGGGTTAACCGGACATCACATTGCCGCCACAACATTGAGTTTGCTTGGCCGTACCCGCGAAGCTCTCCAATTCATGTGTTCTTGA
- the LOC130946735 gene encoding nucleolar complex-associated protein 3 has translation MGKKKQKEKIVLPPDLPPEIPDDEVEVSDEDLQFVNENRGYASLFSTLDTQSITKHVTRVADAKDDALEKLYEKRLRKNALKKEKEETGIQVDRVDVLPIKSLDGQLHYRTATKAESQNGPSEEETGEDVNDRKSLVKLTKAEKRAKLKKLRKEGKKQGKEVPKAEVEQTPQATVLAEVKEDLTTEEVFESKKCKLAELGNALLTDPESNIKFLKDMLQISKDNDPTIVKLGLLSLLAVFKDIVPGYRIRLPTEKELEMKVSKTVRKMRYYESTLLSAYKAYLQRLMYLEKKPLFQLVAVRCICTLLDIHPHFNFRENLLDATVRNISSTNEAIRKLCCSTVKSLFTNEGKHGGEATVEAVRLIADLVKANNCQLHPDSVEVFLSLSFDEDLGKTEKKDEDQKFKNKKNKKRKNMEASNQLPDNDRKRSKHEMISKTKEEVEAEYKAASFAPDVMERRQMQSETLSAVFETYFRILKHTMHFIATRPEVNTGASSAAVESHPLFAPCLKGLGKFSHLIDLDFMGDLMNHLKVLASDGSNSGNSSEKCPKFLTVTERLQCCIVAFKVMRNNLDALNVDLQDFFIHLYRLILEYRPGRDQGEVLAEALKIMLCEDKQHDMQKTAAFIKRLATLSLCFGSAESMAALVTVRHLLQKNVKCRNLLENDTGGGSVSGTIPKYQPYSTDPNLSGALASVLWELNLLSKHYHPSISTMASGISSMSVAQNQVILSKTSPTLALMEMSLDQELTFPQHSGTIKLNNKKRRTNAPATSPSIGSASVISSSFNEDELHEKLSSHFTLLRDIRENERLRKELDKTTLSLQLYEQYKKQKQRSKPKKKAIA, from the exons ATGgggaagaagaagcagaaggaGAAGATAGTTCTTCCACCGGACCTCCCGCCGGAGATTCCCGACGACGAGGTCGAGGTCTCCGATGAGGACCTCCAGTTCGTCAATGAGAATCGCGGTTACGCTTCCTTATTCTCCACCCTTGACACGCAATCAATCACCAA GCATGTTACTCGAGTTGCTGATGCTAAAGATGATGCTTTGGAGAAACTTTATGAGAAACGGCTGCGAAAGAATGCTCTcaagaaggaaaaagaagaaacaggAATACAGGTTGACCGAGTTGATGTTCTTCCAATCAAGTCTTTGGATGGACAACTCCATTACCGGACAG CTACAAAGGCAGAATCACAAAATGGTCCAAGTGAAGAGGAAACGGGAGAGGATGTAAATGATAGAAAAAGTCTGGTGAAGCTAACTAAGGCTGAAAAGAGAGCCAAACTTAAGAAGTTGAGGAAGGAGGGGAAAAAGCAAGGGAAAGAGGTGCCAAAAGCAGAAGTGGAACAAACACCACAAGCCACTGTACTG GCTGAGGTAAAAGAAGATCTTACAACTGAGGAGGTTTTTGAATCTAAGAAGTGTAAACTTGCAGAGTTGGGAAATGCATTACTTACAGACCCTGAGTCCAATATTAAATTTCTGAAGGATATGCTACAGATATCTAAAGACAATGATCCTACCATTGTTAAACTTGGACTTCTGTCACTCTTGGCTGTATTTAAAGATATTGTCCCTGG CTATCGAATAAGGCTTCCTACTGAGAAAGAACTGGAAATGAAGGTTTCAAAGACTGTGAGAAAGATGCGTTACTATGAATCAACTCTACTTTCGGCATACAAG GCATACCTGCAAAGGCTGATGTACTTAGAAAAGAAGCCCTTATTTCAACTTGTAGCAGTACGTTGTATTTGTACATTGCTCGACATACATCCTCATTTCAACTTCAGGGAAAACCTGTTGGATGCTACTGTCAGAAACATAAGCTCTACTAATGAGGCCATAAG GAAACTTTGTTGCTCTACAGTTAAATCATTGTTTACAAATGAGGGTAAACATGGTGGTGAGGCTACTGTAGAGGCTGTTCGATTGATTGCCGATCTTGTCAAGGCTAATAATTGTCAGTTGCATCCTGATTCTGTTGAG GTGTTTTTGTCTCTTTCATTCGATGAGGATCTTGGGAAGACTGAGAAGAAAGACGAGGATCAGAAAtttaaaaacaagaaaaataagaagagaaaaaaCATGGAGGCATCAAATCAGTTGCCAGATAATGATAGAAAGAGAAGTAAGCATGAAATGATCTCTAAGACAAAAGAGGAg GTTGAAGCTGAGTACAAGGCTGCATCGTTTGCCCCAGATGTTATGGAGAGGAGACAAATGCAATCTGAAACACTCTCTGCCGTGTTTGAGACATATTTTCGCATTTTGAAGCACACGATGCATTTTATAGCAACCAG GCCTGAAGTAAATACTGGGGCATCATCTGCTGCAGTGGAATCCCACCCATTGTTTGCTCCTTGTCTCAAAGGACTGGGAAAGTTTTCACATTTGATTGACCTCGACTTCATGGGGGACCTAATGAACCATCTCAAAGTACTTGCTTCTGATGGTAGTAACTCTGGCAACAGTTCTGAGAAGTGTCCTAAATTTTTGACTGTGACCGAACGTCTCCAATGTTGCATTGTTGCTTTTAAAGTGATGAGGAATAATCTTGATGCTCTGAATGTTGATTTGCAAGACTTCTTCATCCATCTTTACCGTCTTATACTTGAATACAGGCCTGGAAG AGATCAAGGAGAGGTGTTAGCAGAAGCTTTGAAGATAATGTTGTGTGAAGATAAGCAACATGACATGCAAAAGACTGCTGCATTCATAAAGCGTTTGGCTACATTGTCGCTGTGCTTTGGATCTGCTGAGTCCATGGCTG CATTGGTCACAGTAAGGCATCTCCTTCAAAAGAATGTGAAGTGCAGAAATCTGTTGGAAAATGACACTGGAGGGGGCTCAGTTTCTGGAACAATCCCA AAATATCAACCATATTCCACGGATCCCAATTTAAGTGGAGCTCTTGCTTCTGTGCTTTGGGAACTCAATCTTTTGTCCAAGCATTATCATCCTTCTATATCAACAATGGCCTCTGGTATATCAAGCATGAGTGTTGCACAGAATCAAGTCATTCTCTCAAAAACCTCTCCTACACTAGCTTTAATGGAAATGTCTCTTGATCAGGAATTAACTTTCCCGCAACATAGTGGCACTATAAAATTGAATAACAAGAAGAGAAGAACAAATGCTCCTGCAACATCACCCTCCATTGGTTCTGCATCAGTCATTTCAAGTTCattcaatgaggatgagttgcATGAGAAACTCAGTTCCCATTTTACGCTTCTTCGCGACATCAGGGAGAATGAAAGGTTGAGAAAGGAGTTGGATAAGACTACACTATCACTACAGCTATATGAACAATATAAGAAACAAAAGCAAAGATCAAAACCAAAGAAGAAAGCCATTGCTTAA